The Macaca nemestrina isolate mMacNem1 chromosome 12, mMacNem.hap1, whole genome shotgun sequence genome contains a region encoding:
- the LOC105493679 gene encoding myb/SANT-like DNA-binding domain-containing protein 4, with the protein MKQLKRKRKSNFSVQETQTLLKEITKRKEVIFSKQLNTTINVMKRMAWEEIAQCVNAVGEGEQRTGTEVKRRYLDWRALMKRKRMKANIKLVGSGFPLPSSDLDDSLTEEIDEKIGFRNDANFDWQNVADFRDAGGSLTEVKVEEEERDPQSPEFEIEEEEEMLSSVIPDSRRENELPDFPHIDEFFTLNSTPSRSAYDEPHLLVNIEKQKLELEKRRLDIEAERLQVEKERLQIEKERLRHLDMEHERLQLEKERLQIEREKLRLQIVNSEKPSLENELGQGEKSMLQPQDIETEKLKLERERLQLEKDRLQFLKFESEKLQIEKERLQVEKDRLRIQKEGHLQ; encoded by the exons ATGAAgcagttgaaaagaaaaaggaaaagcaattttAGTGTTCAAGAAACTCAGACCCTTttgaaagaaattacaaaaaggaaagaagtcattTTTTCCAAACAGCTCAATACAACAATTAACGTGATGAAGCGAATGGCTTGGGAAGAGATTGCACAGTGTGTGAATGCTGTAGGAGAAGGAGAACAGAGGACAGGGACAGAGGTGAAAAGAAGGTACCTTGACTGGCGAGCACTTATGAAGAGAAAGAGGATGAAGGCCAACATTAAGCTGGTCGGTTCGGgatttccccttccctcctctgatTTAGATGACTCTCTCACTGAAGAGATAGATGAAAAGATTGGATTCCGAAATGATGCAAATTTTGACTGGCAAAATGTGGCAGATTTCAGGGACGCAGGTGGATCCTTAACCGAGGTCAaggtggaagaggaagaaagggatcCGCAGAGTCCTGAA TTTGaaattgaggaggaggaagaaatgttGTCATCCGTCATACCAGattccaggagagaaaatgaacTTCCCGATTTCCCCCACATTGATGAGTTTTTTACCCTTAACTCAACACCATCTAGATCTGCATATGATGAGCCTCATTTGCTTGTAAATATTGAGAAACAGAAACTAGAGTTAGAAAAACGACGACTGGATATTGAGGCTGAAAGACTGCAGGTAGAAAAGGAACGCCTACAAATTGAGAAAGAGAGGCTGCGGCATTTAGACATGGAGCATGAGCGACTTCAGCTGGAGAAGGAGCGGCTGCAGATTGAAAGAGAGAAGTTGAGGTTACAGATAGTCAATTCAGAGAAACCATCCTTGGAAAATGAACTTGGTCAAGGAGAAAAATCCATGCTTCAACCACAGGACATAGAAACAGAGAAGTTAAAACTTGAGCGAGAACGCTTGCAACTAGAAAAGGATAGACTGCAGTTTTTGAAATTTGAATCTGAGAAACTGCAGATTGAAAAGGAACGCTTACAAGTAGAGAAAGACAGACTTCGAATTCAGAAAGAAGGACACTTGCAGTGA